The nucleotide sequence ACGTCGGATGTTCTTGAATCTTTTAAAAAGAGAGTAATGCAAATGGAACTACGAGTACTAGAGGCTTGTTCCTTTGATTACAGAATCAATAATGAAGTGCATATTGACGAGTTCATCGTAAAAATCGGGCGTGAACTCTCATTTTCCTACGAGGTTTGCCGGTTGGCATGGCTCATAGCTTTTGATGTTTTAAAGTTAGAATTATTAATTACCGTTCCACCTCATACTATCTCATTAGCGGTACTAAAACTTGCATGCGAACTACTTAACGAAAGTAAGTGGCCAAATGTTCGATATAATCTTTTTGAAACCGACTCAGCATCATTTCACGAAGCATATTTTGATATTCTAAACTTCTATATTAATGTATTCGATGCATGCAACCTCAAAGATCATAAGACTGTACAGAAGTTGGACTTAAAGATTGAGACTTTTatagaaataaaaaagaatgcTGGATTGGAAAGTGGACTCAAAACAAATGTTTTATTGTTGGACAAAGATGATTACGTTTCAAAAGAACGTAACTTTTCAGTTAAAGAACGAAGATATGTCTTGAACAAAGAATGTCTTCAAGAGGAACTGGcctcaaacaaaaaaagaccTATTAGTGAACTAGACTAAAAAATACTAATAAAATTCCTAGTATGTAATATTTACACTAAATTTCAAAGTGATTCCAATTGGAATTTATAtctatttcttctcaaTGGATCAATGATAATCAATTT is from Kluyveromyces marxianus DMKU3-1042 DNA, complete genome, chromosome 2 and encodes:
- the CTK2 gene encoding Ctk2p; protein product: MSNQSDLVLSRPYLTKSQIQRAQKHTIPDRRAYNQKRILVFKFLCQLCVQLKLPRKTLEATMYFYHRYHVFNKFETEMCYDIGTSCLFLSCKQVETFKRIGEVCSIALKIRNVPRVTSDVLESFKKRVMQMELRVLEACSFDYRINNEVHIDEFIVKIGRELSFSYEVCRLAWLIAFDVLKLELLITVPPHTISLAVLKLACELLNESKWPNVRYNLFETDSASFHEAYFDILNFYINVFDACNLKDHKTVQKLDLKIETFIEIKKNAGLESGLKTNVLLLDKDDYVSKERNFSVKERRYVLNKECLQEELASNKKRPISELD